The genomic region CATAAACACAGAACGCTGCGCGCCCCCACTCATAACAGCATAATCAAACctaacattcaaatattcaaatgaaaACACAGTACAAAGCTGCTAATTTTATTCTTAGATCAGTACTGATAGTAATAGTAATAGCAGACGATTCGACATGGGATTTTCTTGCCATGGTCTATCCATTAATTAAGTTTCCTTGCGGAGATGAGCAGCCATGTCGGCGGTGAGTTCGATAAAGAACTGGAGCAGAGACTCAGGATGTCCAATACCCTCGTGCAGCTTTTCATAATCCAGAGTCCAGTGCACTATACTGCCTTTACCGTCGCTCTTGGGGGAAGTTTGGATTGTAATCACGAAGCTTTTGTATTCCTCCATCAGATCTCCTTCAAGCATTTTGAAAGTTATTGACTTTTTCTCATGGTCCATAACTTCAACTACCTGCTTTGCAGTTTTAGCCTTTCCATCTATATAAATCCAAACAAACAAAAGCTTAGGtttgttataatttaaaagaaaaatttctaCTCTCAAATATATGTTGAAATACAGGGGAAAAGAATGAAGGTTTGTTGGTTTACCATGCACATATCTCCAGCAGATAACGACGCCGGGAGTTCCAAATTCACCTTCATGTAAATCGCATCCTTGTACTTTTTCGGAGCTAGTGTGGTGGACATGGTGCGGCCTGTGGCACCACATATGGTGGAACTTTTCGGGAGAAATATCGATTTCGACATCAGTCTCAAGCTTGCCAATAAGATCCGAGGACGCCATTGTTTCACACCAAGTTTCGCTTTGTTTATAGAAACAATTCTCAGTTTAATTGCAAATCTGAGCTGCGTGGGTCACCTTTTATACTGGTGTCCAGGTGTAGTCCTCTCCACTAAAACTTATCAGATTCATAAAGCTCACTCAACTGTTTTCGGGGgtggatttatttatttatttattcttttatttaaataccgataatattttatttgaatattgttaTTCCAGCATATTTAGAGTGCATGTGCGTATTAATCATTGAAGTCATTAACTGCgtcacattttaaaatttttatttaatagaaatttatatttattaaacttGAATATTTAGTAAATTCGGATATCcacttcataatttaattagatattaatacttaaatttaatataattctagattttgaaaataaatttgtgaGTTCATATTCGAAATTTACAAAAATCCGTTGTCatccttatatatttatttctaagttACTTTTCAAAAGTCGTCcaatattagtattttaaagttcttattcaacataaatatttaaaaataaaaaaataagaaaaatcgTAGTAAAATAAAGGTTAAGACAATGTTAGACttgtttggtttttttaataaaatttcattttaattttgaaatttagaagCATGTCtgttaaatgaaaataaatatttatttttaaaatgaaaatatgacattagtacatgagaaataaaataaaaggtctcgaatcaaaatcaaagtttgattcaatattttaaaatggttgAAAAATACACTTTTGTATCGagatttatttatcaatataaaattgaataaaagaattaaaatgcaaataattagatatacattttatataaattttgtaaaagatttaaaatgGACGAATAAATCgaaagtaatttgattattgaaaatagTGTTCAAAAAGTCTATGCATCTggcattttaaattataatccATAGCGagaaatttgagtttgaataaGTTTTATTCAACTTGAATCGTTATCAGACTGTCGTCTTCAAATGCAAAGAgccttaattatttaaaaatttaccgtTTGTATCACATGATTCACATTGTTCCCTCTAAAATGAATCTTATCGAGGCTTGCCTTTAGCTTGGTCAACCTCTCTTTTGGAAATAGAGTTGTCTAAActtatcaaaattcatatatatatatttaacttgaCGTTGGAATTTGATTTCAGTTTAGGTTTAAGCCCTAAATAATATTCTTCTAAATACttaaaaaagtattaattaagtattaattGAATATTGCAATCAATTAAGCTATTAATCAAATGTTAGCAATAAAttaagcttttaaaatatagttttcaCCAAAGCTTTTTATTGACTGTTAAGTGATTATGTGGTGACCGACGtgaaaaaagatgataatgtGACGTAAAACATTGAAAATGTTGATATGGAAGggttaattgatttttattattttataagggcttaatcaattttaaattttataaaaatcattaaaattataaaaaagttaaataaaattatataaaa from Gossypium raimondii isolate GPD5lz chromosome 1, ASM2569854v1, whole genome shotgun sequence harbors:
- the LOC105785695 gene encoding MLP-like protein 43; translation: MASSDLIGKLETDVEIDISPEKFHHMWCHRPHHVHHTSSEKVQGCDLHEGEFGTPGVVICWRYVHDGKAKTAKQVVEVMDHEKKSITFKMLEGDLMEEYKSFVITIQTSPKSDGKGSIVHWTLDYEKLHEGIGHPESLLQFFIELTADMAAHLRKET